The following are encoded in a window of Pyrenophora tritici-repentis strain M4 chromosome 6, whole genome shotgun sequence genomic DNA:
- a CDS encoding Fig1 domain containing protein, with protein sequence MKNLFLVGLQPSSLPSVATNSSLQDFHIRLGYFGACLGETADLDCVSTSGGSKDALISRVLENTANHNTPSNLPVISSALALQSKVLNVLVIASVLFTLSLASLALLKLSLKSRSTRTHRTTLYKPITVSTLWLSTALAFAAALSTTQTFGVLQYSTTLLNTSELKVMPGVALQVLQWLAFSFSAVFTMGVSSMFKSVEVGVKAVGSDVEKGGMNPVGGGGGGMPPPPPPPAF encoded by the exons ATGAAAAACCTCTTTCTAGTCGGCCTCCAGCCGTCAAGCCTACCGTCAGTCGCTACCAATAGTAGCCTGCAGGACTTCCACATCAGACTTGGATACTTTG GAGCATGTCTCGGTGAAACCGCAGACCTCGACTGCGTCTCCACTTCCGGCGGCTCCAAGGATGCCCTAATTTCCCGCGTACTGGAAAACACCGCCAACCATAACACCCCCTCCAACTTACCTGTAATCTCTAGCGCCCTAGCCCTGCAATCCAAGGTGCTAAACGTGCTCGTCATAGCAAGTGTCCTCTTCACCCTGAGTCTTGCATCTCTCGCCCTCTTGAAGCTTAGCTTGAAAAGCCGCTCCACGCGAACCCACCGCACCACCCTCTACAAACCCATTACCGTCTCTACGCTCTGGTTATCCACCGCTCTAGCCTTTGCGGCTGCCCTGTCGACAACTCAGACGTTTGGAGTATTGCAATACTCGACGACACTACTGAATACGAGCGAGCTGAAGGTGATGCCTGGTGTGGCCCTACAAGTTTTGCAATGGCTGGCGTTCTCGTTTTCGGCGGTCTTCACGATGGGCGTTTCGAGCATGTTCAAGAGTGTGGAGGTGGGCGTAAAGGCTGTTGGTAGTGATGTGGAGAAGGGTGGTATGAACCCGGTTGGCGGTGGCGGTGGCGGTATGCCGCctcctccgcctccgccTGCTTTCTGA